Proteins encoded together in one Ictidomys tridecemlineatus isolate mIctTri1 chromosome 3, mIctTri1.hap1, whole genome shotgun sequence window:
- the LOC101966806 gene encoding keratin-associated protein 13-1 has translation MSSSCCSGNFSSCSLGGSLRFPSSCGSSYPSNLVYSPDLCYPSTCQLGSSLYRGSQETCCEPTSCQTSCVVSSPCQPSCYGQRTSTLCSPYQRTYARSLGFGSSSCHSLGYGSRSCYSLGCGSRGFRSLNYGVSGFPFLGYRSSFCNPISFLSRSCQSSCYRPACGSGIYRFTC, from the coding sequence ATGTCCTCCAGCTGCTGCTCTGGAAActtctcctcctgctcccttGGGGGCTCCCTGCGCTTCCCAAGCTCCTGTGGCTCTTCCTACCCCAGCAACCTGGTCTACAGCCCTGACCTGTGCTATCCCAGCACCTGCCAGCTGGGCTCCTCTCTCTACAGGGGCAGTCAGGAGACCTGCTGTGAGCCCACCAGCTGCCAGACATCCTGTGTGGTGTCCAGCCCCTGTCAGCCTTCCTGCTATGGCCAGAGGACATCCACACTCTGCAGTCCCTACCAGAGGACCTATGCTAGATCATTGGGCTTTGGTTCCAGCAGCTGCCACTCCCTGGGCTATGGATCTAGAAGCTGCTACTCACTTGGCTGTGGATCCAGGGGCTTCAGATCCCTGAATTATGGTGTCTCTGGCTTCCCTTTTCTGGGTTACAGATCCagtttctgcaacccaatttctttcctttctagaaGCTGCCAGTCTTCTTGTTACAGACCAGCCTGTGGATCTGGCATCTATAGATTCACTTGCTAA
- the LOC101967752 gene encoding keratin-associated protein 14, with translation MSSNCCSGSYSSRSFGGYLQQRDSSCGSSGPSSAFYCPVLQTPVTHQLGSSLSSGCQETCCEPTSCQTSCVVSKPCQTSCYHQRSSTFCHPCHTTFSGSLGFGSRGFQSVGCGFGSRGFQSVGCAPHTFSSLNYGSNFYRPSYFSSRSCQSASYQLPCGSGFY, from the coding sequence ATGTCCTCCAACTGCTGTTCTGGAAGCTACTCCTCCCGCTCCTTTGGGGGCTACCTGCAACAACGGGACAGCTCCTGCGGCTCTTCTGGCCCCAGCAGCGCATTCTACTGCCCTGTTTTACAAACTCCTGTCACCCACCAGCTGGGCTCCTCTCTCTCCAGTGGCTGTCAGGAGACCTGCTGTGAGCCCACCAGCTGCCAGACATCCTGTGTGGTGTCCAAGCCCTGCCAGACGTCCTGCTACCACCAGAGGTCCTCCACATTCTGCCATCCCTGCCACACAACTTTCTCCGGATCTCTGGGCTTCGGGTCCAGGGGCTTTCAGTCTGTTGGTTGTGGCTTTGGATCCAGAGGGTTCCAGTCAGTGGGTTGTGCTCCTCACACATTCTCATCTCTAAATTATGGATCTAACTTTTACCGTCCCTCCTATTTCTCCTCCAGAAGTTGCCAGTCTGCTTCTTACCAACTGCCCTGTGGATCTGGCTTCTACTAA
- the Krtap15-1 gene encoding keratin-associated protein 15-1, translated as MSYNCGSGRFSSQSLGHYLRYPVSQYNSFYPSDVACSPGTYQLGSSFYGGHQESYSEPISYETSCPGTRSYQTSSYCPKNFIFSSPCQANYSGSLGCGSSGHGSFGYGSTGFQSVGCGSSFHRPAYFPSRSCQSTCFRPAIGSHYFGSSY; from the coding sequence ATGTCTTACAACTGTGGCTCTGGAAGATTCTCCTCCCAATCTCTTGGACATTACCTGAGGTACCCAGTTTCCCAGTATAACTCCTTCTACCCCAGTGATGTAGCCTGCTCTCCAGGAACCTACCAGCTGGGTTCCTCTTTCTATGGTGGCCATCAGGAGTCTTACTCTGAGCCCATCAGCTATGAAACATCCTGCCCTGGAACCAGATCCTACCAGACATCCAGTTATTGCCCAAAGAACTTCATTTTCTCCAGTCCCTGCCAAGCAAATTACTCTGGATCTCTTGGATGTGGTAGCTCCGGCCATGGATCTTTTGGATatggaagcactgggttccagtCTGTGGGATGTGGGTCCAGCTTCCACCGTCCAGCTTACTTCCCTTCCAGGAGCTGCCAGTCAACTTGTTTCCGCCCCGCCATTGGCTCTCACTATTTTGGATCATCCTACTGA